Genomic segment of Flavobacteriales bacterium:
CAATTCATCGAGAAAATCATCGTCTATCGAACTTTTGCCGACCAATGCTTTTGAGATTTTACTAAAAATGCTGGATTTGGTTTTTTCTAACCCTTGATCCAGTTTTTGTTTTTCCTCAACCGATTTCTCTTTTTTAAAAAAATCAAATAATCCCATGTCTATAAACAAAAAAAGCCTCCTGATGAAACACCTGGAAGCTTAAAAAGATTTTTTAAAAATGTTATTTAAAATATTCCTTTACCGCTTCGGTAGGAATAATCTCTTCTTTAAACGTGTACGCACCGGTCTTTGGAGACTTAACAGCTTTGATAACCTTAGCCCAATCTCTACCTGTTCCGGTTTTAAGTGTTGCAACTACCTTCTTTGCCATGTCTCTTTATTATTTAATTTCTTTATGAACGGTTACTTTCTTTAAAATGGGGTTGTATTTTTTCAACTCCAAACGCTCGGTAGTGTTCTTTTTATTTTTGGTGGTAATGTAGCGAGAAGTGCCGGGCATACCGCTCGTTTTGTGCTCTGTGCACTCCATTATCACTTGAACTCTGTTTCCTTTCTTTGCCATTGCCGATTATATTTTGCCGTTTTTTACAAACCCGTCTAAACAAGCTGTAATGCCTTTTTTGTTAATAGTTCTTAAAGCCGAAGTAGATACTTTTAATGTAATCCAAGCATCTTCTTCTGGGATATAGAATTTTTTAGTGTGAAGATTTGGGTAAAATCTTCGCTTTGTTTTAATATTTGAATGGGAAACATGGTTGCCTTTCAAAGCCTTTTTTCCCGTTAAATCACATACTCTCGACATCGCTTATTTTTTAAGGACTGCAAATTTGAACTTTTTTTTCTTTTTACGCAAAAGAAAGTTAGAGATTTTGATTTTTAATCTAATATCCTGTAAGTGCTTGGTGCTAGCTGGATGGTAGAGCCAACAACAAAGGTATCTGCTCTAGCCCATAGTTCTCTAACCATTATCTGATCAATTACCAAAAACGTGAAGTCGGATTTTGTGATTTCCTCAATATACCTTTTTTCAATGACTTGGGTATTGTCGAAATTATATGCTCTAACGGTGTCATTTTTTGGGATAACCAGAACCCTGAAACTTTTCAATTGAAGTAATGCGTTGTTGTATCGCTCCGGATGCTTTGTGTCAAGCATAATATCAAGTTGCAAAGAATCATGCATTTTTAAATACGATTTTGATATGCAGCAGGAATCTATTTTGTTAATAGTCAGACTTTTTTTTTGGGGGGGGATTTCCCATATGGTCGAAAGAGCTGCAAACAAAAATAATAATCAATAGAATTTCGGCCTGAAATAATGTAATCAAAAATTTCAAATTCAATTTTTATTGCAAAATGTTGGTCAAAGAATGCAATTCGCTACTCAACTACTTTGTAAATCCGAGGCATTAGGTTTTTTGTTTCTTTAGTCTCAATGCTGTTTTCATAAAGTATTTTGGATGCCTTGATTCTATCTATAATTACACGGGTAGAGTCTCCACCGGCAATTATTTTTTCGATTACATTTTTGCCAATGTTTCTGCTATCTGTTTTGAATGTGTAAACACTAGCAGAGCCAGTTTTAGGTGCGATAATCAAACCAAATTCATCAATATTCCAAAGTTCAGAAACAGGATTATTTTCCTTGAATGAGGGGGAAAAATCAATCTGAAGGCTGTTTAAATTTTTCAGATTCTTCAAACTCAATGTCTCACCCTCAAAACCGTTAAGATTAATGTCGATTTTACTTTCCATTTTGGTGGTAGTAAACGACAAGGCAACAATTGCCAACAGAAATAAAAATTTTGATTTCATAGTCTTATAAATAAAGTCAAATGTATGATGAAAACTGTATTGGCAGAAATTTATTGTGTCATATTACACATCAATCTTTGCGTAGCGTGCATGTGCCTCAATAAATTCTCTTCGGGGTGGCACTTCGTCGCCCATCAGCATTGAGAAAATTCTGTCGGCTTCTGCAGCACTATCAAGCGTAACTCGTTTTAGAGTTCTGCGAGCAGGATCCATGGTTGTTTCCCACAACTGCTCAGCGTTCATCTCTCCCAAACCTTTGTATCGTTGCACCGTAACGCTATCGGGTCTATCCCCGCCCAATCTCTTTACCTCCGTGTCTCGCTCGTTGTCGCTCCAGGTATAAACGGCTTCTTTTCCCTTTTTTACTTGATAAAGGGGTGGAGTGGCAATGTATATATATCCGTGGTCTATCAGTTTTTTCATGTATCTGAAAAACAGTGTAAGAATCAACGTTCTAATATGGCTTCCGTCAACATCCGCATCCGTCATGATTATTATTTTGTGATAACGGAGTTTTACGATGTTGAGTTCTTTTTCGTCTTCTTCTGTACCCATGGTTACACCAAGAGCTGTAAACATGTTTTTTATTTCTTCGTTGTCATATATTTTGTGTTCGAGGGCTTTTTCCACGTTTAAAATTTTACCTCGAAGGGGCAAAATGGCTTGAAAAGCTCTGTCTCGGCCTTGTTTTGCCGTTCCCCCTGCCGAGTCGCCCTCTACCAAATATATTTCACATGCCGCCGGATCTTTTTCCGAGCAGTCAGAAAGTTTTCCGGGCAAACCGGCTCCGCTCATAGCACCTTTTCGTTGCACCATTTCGCGGGCTTTTCGTGCTGCATGGCGGGCTTGAGCCGCCAAAACCACTTTGTTTATAATGGCTTTTGCCTGATTCGGATTTTCTTCCAAATAGTTGAGCAGCATTTCACCCACAGCCTGATCAACAGCACCCATTACCTCGCTATTGCCAAGTTTTGTTTTTGTTTGACCCTCAAATTGTGGTTCGGCTACTTTTACAGAAATAACTCCTGTTAAACCTTCTCTAAAGTCTTCCCCACTTATCTCAAATTTTAATTTAGAAAAGAAACCTTCTTTCTCCGCATACGATTTGAGTGTTCTTGTCAAAGCTCTTCTAAATCCGGCTACGTGTGTTCCACCCTCTATGGTGTTAATGTTATTTACATAAGAGTGTAAATTTTCCGTGTAGCTTCCGTTGTATTGAAAAGCAATTTCTACCGGAACGCCAGATTTTTCGCCCTCTGCGTAAATTGGAGTTGGAATAAGAGCCTCACGGGTTCCATCTAAAAATTTTACAAATTCGGTTAAACCACCTTCTGAATGAAATTCTGTTGAGAGATATTCGCCATTATCTTCTTTTTCACGTTTATCGGTCAAAATAAGCCGAATTCCTTTGTTGAGATACGCTAATTCTCGAAGTCGTGAAGCCAGCGTTTCGTAGTTGTAAACGGTGTTTTGAAAAATGGAGTCATCTGGCCAAAAACTCACCGTTGTGCCTCGTTCGTCAGAATCGCCAATAACGTCAACACCAGAAACAGGTTTTCCGATGGAGTATTCTTGTTGATAGATATGACCGTCGCGTTTAATGGTGGCCAACAATTTGGTAGATAGGGCATTAACACAACTAACCCCAACACCGTGCAAACCTCCGGAAACTTTGTATGTGTCTTTGTCAAATTTACCACCGGCATGAAGCACGGTCATAACAACCTCTAAAGCTGACCGTTTTTCTTTAGCGTGCATGGCCACCGGAATCCCACGACCGTTGTCTTCAACGGTTATACTGTTGTCTTCGTTAATAAATACCTTTATGGTGTCGCAATATCCTGCAAGAGCTTCGTCAATGCTGTTGTCAACCACTTCATAAACAAGGTGATGCAAACCCTTCAGGCCAACATCGCCTATATACATTGCAGGTCTTTTTCTTACCGCTTCAAGACCCTCTAAAACCTGTATGTTATCAGCTCCATAATTCGAGCTTTGTTGTTTGTTTTCTGACATTTTTTGAATGTAGGTTAAAAGGGTAAAATTAGGGTTAAAATGCCCGAAAACAGGCACTTTTTTGTCGATGTTATCCACATTCAATAAACGAAAAACGACCTTTTGTGGCTTATATGGTTATTTCTCCTCTGATATTGGAAAGCAGAAGTTTTTCTTGCTCTTTTTTGGTAATTTTTTGGGCCAAAACCCACATCATTTTGGATAGGGCAGCTTCGGTGGTAATGTCGTAGCCTGATATTACACCAATTTCTTTAAAAATGTTGCTGGCTGCATATTTGCCCAAATGAACAGACCCTTGCAAACATTGAGTAATGAACATTACAAAAGTGCCTTGGTCTTTAGCATTTTTTAGAACATCTAAAAACTGGGGCGAACACGGGGCGTTGCCGCTGCCAAACGTTTTAATAATGATTCCATCCACATCGGAGTCTTCAACCAATTTTGTCAAAAGGTCGGTTCTTATTCCCGGAAAAAGAGTCAAAACCAACACATTTGGGTTGAAGTTTGAATTGCAGTTAAATTTTTCTCTGCCATTTTGCCACAATGATTTGGTGTTTACCTTTATGCTTTCTTCAAGCTCTGCCAATGCAGGATAGTTTGGCGATGTGAAACCTTCAAAATCGTTGGTGCTGGCTTTTGTGCATCTGTTTCCTCTAAAAACTTTGTCGTTAAAACAAATTGAAACTTCATTAATTACGGGTAGTCCGAAAGCGGAAGAAGCTGCAATATGGATGGCGTTGCTAAAATTGGTTACCGCATCTGTTCTGGTGTGAGAAATAGGGAGTTGCGAACCTGTAAGCACAATGGGTTTTGTCAGATTTTCGAAAACAAAACTGAGTGCAGAGGCCGTGTAGGCCATTGTGTCTGTGCCGTGTATAATTATGAAACCATCAAAATCATTGTATCTGCGTTCAATTTCAGTAGCCATTTGCTGCCAATGCCCAATGTTAAATTGAGAAGAATCGAGCAGTTGCGAAAATGAGTGGTATTCAAATTCGATATTCTTGGTTTTTGAAAAATAACCGTTTGGTTTTATGGCAGGCATAAAACGCTGAAGTTGCTTCCAGTTTTGAGGTGTTAGCGGGCTTGCGGGGTCTTCCTGATTTTGAGGTGCCATGCCGATGGTTCCGCCTGTGTATAAAATAAAAATGCGGGTATTTTTCACGCTTAATTTCTTTGAGCCGCCAATAAATATAGAACCGACATACGAATGGCCACCCCATTTTCTACCTGATTAAGTATGATAGAATAATCAGAGTCGGCCACTTCTGAGCTAATCTCTACGCCACGGTTTATTGGACCCGGATGAAGTATAATAATTTCCTTTTTTAATTTCTCCAAATGCCGCATGGTAAGGCCATATTGCATACTGTATTCTCTTAAACTCGGGAAATATTTTGTGTCCTGCCGTTCTAATTGAATGCGGAGCATATTGGCAACATCGCACCAATCAATGGCTTTTTGTAGGTCATATTCTACTTTTACCCCCAAGCTGTCGATGTGCTTTGGAATTAAGGTAGGAGGCCCACAAACGGCTACTTCGGCTCCCAACTTTTTGAGGCAGTAGATATTTGAAAGTGCCACACGACTGTGAAGAATATCGCCGACTATAACCACTTTTTTGCCCTTCAAACTACCCATTTTTTCACGAATGGAGTATGCATCTAACAAGGCCTGCGTTGGATGTTCGTGTGTTCCGTCTCCCGCATTTACAATTTGAGCATCTACATTTTTAGCTAAAAATTGAGCCGCCCCCGGTGCAGGATGCCGCATTACCACCATGTCCACTTTCATGGAGAGAATATTGTTTACGGTGTCAATCAGTGTTTCGCCTTTTGATACAGATGAAGACGAACTGGCAAAGTTGACAATATCTGCCGACAACCTTTTTTCGGCAAGTTCAAACGAAATTTTTGTTCTTGTTGAGTTTTCAAAAAACACATTGGCAATGGTAATATCGCGAAGGGAAGGAACTTTTTTTATGGGTCGGGCTAAAATTTTCTTAAAATTATCTGCTGTCTCAAAAATGAGGTTTATGTCATGAGCAGTCAGGTCTTTTATACCCAATAAATGTTTTGTCGAGAGCCTTGTCATTTCTTTTCGGTTTCTATCCAAACTTTTTGTTCGTTCACTAAATCCACAATTACTTTATCGTTGGCTCTGCTATCTACATTAAGTCCAACATAATCTGGCTGAATGGGTAGTTCTCTTTTAAATCTTCGGTCGATAAGGGTTAAAAGCTCTGTTTTGGCAGGTCGCCCAAAATCAGAAAGAGCGTTCAAGGCGGCTCGCACCGACCTGCCAGTATAGAGCACATCATCTACTAAAATAATATGCAAGCCTTCAATAGAAAATTCAATTTCCATGGTATTGGGAAGCAATATTTTTTCGCTTCTTCTAAAATCATCTCGATAAAATGTACTGTCTAACTCACCGTATCTAATATTTTTTATTCCGAAATCATCCGTTAAAATTTGTCTAATTTTTCGTGCCAACGCACTGCCGCGAGGCTGCAATCCAATAATGGCAGAGTGTTCGAAAAGTGTGTGATTTTCGTACAATTCCATAGCCATGCGGTGCAGAACAAACTCCAATTGGGTGCTTTCTATGAGTAGCCTTTTCAACATTTTAACTTCCCAGTTTTTTAATAAGGTCAAATTCTTTTTTCGTTACTTTAGAAACGGATAGCCGGTTGAGCCGAACCATTTCCATGCTTTTGAGTACCGGATGTTCTTTTATTTCTGATAGGGTTATTGTTTTTGATAATTTTTGAATTGGTTTTACATCAACGGCCACCCATGTTTCGTCGTTTATGGTTGGGTCTGGATAGCTTTCTCTTTCAACCTCAGCAATACCTACAATTTCTTTTCCTTCATTGCTGTGGTAAAACAAACATTGATCGCCCAATTTCATATCACGCATATTGTTGCGAGCGGCATAGTTTCGCACACCGTCCCAAAATGTTTTTCCGTCTTTTTCAAACTGCTCCCAACTGTATTTGTGAGGTTCAGATTTAATAAGCCAATAATTCATTTTCTTAATTTTTAAGCAAAAAAAAAATCCCATTCAAAAATGGGATTTTTAGTTAATATATTAAATGTTTTATGCAATCTTAATTTGCTAAGAACTCTTTAAGTTGCTCTGACCAGCCATTTTTCGAGAAAGCGTCAGCTTTGCCAATGGTGGTTTCTAATTCCACTATTTGATCAGCGTTTAAAGCTGCCAACTGGGCATAAGTTGTATAACCCGCTTCATGGATTTTTTTCTCCAATGCAGGGCCAACACCGGCCAATTTTTTCATATCATCAGCACCAGTGTTAGATTTAGCTGCTTTTTCTTTTTTTGGAGCAGGCTCATCAGAAGAAACTTTGTCTGATTTTTCCTTTTCCATTTTAGCCAATTTTGCTTCGGCAGATTTTCTGTTTTCTGCTTCCATCTTGGCTTTAAGTTCTGCTAAACCGTCAAGCTCGCCGAGGGTAGAAACGTCGTTAGACTTGTTCAGTTTCTTAACCATTTTGCTGGCTTGTTTTGCTGATTTTTTCTTGGCCTCATCATCGCCGTCAATGCGGGCTCTTTCTTGCTCTTTCCAAATATCGGTATGAGAAACAATGATTCTTTTTTGATCTTTGTTGAACTCAATGATTCTGAAATTCAAAACCTCATCAACTTTTACCGAAGTTTTATCTTCTTTTTTGATGTGTTTATTAGGAGCAAAACCTTCTACACCATAAGGAAGAGCAATGGTAGCACCCTTGTCGGTCATTTCAGTAACAGTTCCTTCGTGTTCCGAACCTTCGGTGAAAATGCTTTCAAATGTATCCCAAGGATTTTCGTCCAATTGTTTATGACCAAGGCTCAAACGTCTGTTTTCGCGGTCTATTTCAAGAACGATAACCTCTAACTCTTCTCCTTTTTTAGTAAACTCGGCAGGATGCTTAATTTTTTTGCTCCAGCTCAAATCACTTACGTGTACTAAGCCATCAACACCTTCTTCCAATTCTACAAACAAACCGTAGTTGGTAAGATTTCTAACCACACCTTTGTGTTTGCTTTCAATTGGATATTTAGCTTCGATGTTTTCCCATGGGTCAGGAGTAAGTTGTTTTATGCCAAGAGACATTTTGTGTTCATCTTTTTCAAGAGTAAGCACCACAGCTTCTACTTCATCGCCCACTTGCATAAAGTCTTGAGGTGTTCTCAAATGTTGAGACCAAGACATTTCTGAAACGTGAACTAAACCTTCTATACCCGGAGCAACTTCGATAAATGCACCGTAATCGGCCACAGTAACTACTTTACCTTTTACTTTAGACCCAACTTGAATGTCGGCACTCAAATCAGCCCATGGGTGAGGAGTAAGTTGTTTTAAGCCAAGAGAAATTCGTTTTTTATCGTCATCGAAGTCAAGCACCACAACGTTGATTTTTTGGTCAAGTTGCAATACTTCTTCCGGATGGTTGATTCTGCCCCAAGATACGTCAGTAATGTGAAGCAATCCGTCTAAACCACCAAGGTCGATGAACACACCAAAAGAAGTCATGTTTTTAACAACACCTTCAAGCACTTGACCTTTTTCAAGTCTTGAAAGGATTTCTCCTTTTTGGGCTTCAATATCATCTTCGATAAGAGCTTTGTGCGAAATAACAACGTTTTTGAAGGCTTCGTTAATCTTAACAACCTTAAATTCCATTGTTTGACCAACGTATTGGTCGTAGTCGCGAATTGGTTTAACGTCGATTTGAGAACCTGGCAAGAATGCGTCAAGTCCGTTAACATCAACTACCAAACCACCTTTGGTTCTAGATTTTACTAAACCTCGAACAATTTCGCCGGTTTCTTGAGCTTTGGTAACCATATCCCAAGAAGTTTCAGCTAATGCTTTTCTTCTTGAAAGAACTAATTGACCAAGAGCATCTTCTGTTTCCACTACATAAACTTCAACCTCATCGCCAACTTTTAAATCAGGTTGGTTTTTGAACTCTGTTCTACCAACCAAACCATCCGATTTAAAGTTAACATCAACAACCACGTATTTTTTGGTCATTGACACAACTTTACCTTTAATGATTGAACCAGCTTCGATGGTGTTGAACGTTTGAGAATACAATCCCATCAATTCATTTTTGTTAGAATCGTCATACTGTCCAAAGCCTTCTTTGTCCATAGACCAATCAAATGCATTAGCATCGTGAACCGGATTGTCGTTAATTTCGACTTTAGGTCTTCTAACTTCTGCTACTTCGTCTTCCTCATCTTCGTCAGATGTGTTCACAAAGTCTTCGGTAATTGTTTCTGTAATTTCGTTTTGTTCGGTTTGTTCCGCCGTAACATCCTGGGTTTCGGCAGCATCAAGAGATACTTGTTCGTTCTCTAATTCGTTGTTTTGTTCTGTCAAATCAATGTGTCCTCCTTTGAGCGGCGGCAAATTTAAAATTCATAATTGAAAAACCAAAAAGTATTGTTTCTTTTTTTCTTAAAGAAAATTCTAACGAAATATGACATTAAAAATGACTTTGGTTGGTTGCATCTAACATCTCTTATCCTTAAATTTGACACTTTATTTTTGATTATGAAGAAGCATCTAATAGCATTTTTGTCAGGAACAGTTTTGATGGGGGTAAATGTTTTTGCCCAAACACCTGCGGTAAAAGGGGTTCAGTGGAATGAACAAACATCGAAGATTAAGATAGTAAATTTAGATCAGCATGGGAGTGTCCTGAACAATGTAGGCGAGGTTTCTATCCAAAATGGTCAGAAATACTTGGCTAATTCTCTTTATAATAATCAATCATCCGGTATGTTGACGTTTGTTACAGAGACGAACGACCCAACTTTGAGGTTTGCTGTTCACCCAGGAGCTCAGCAAATTGTGTTTGCAAACGCTCAAAACGGAGAGGTAATAAAGACAGTGCCTATTAACGCTTCTATAATGACATCTTTTGCCATTGGCGAGAAAAATAGAATGGGCTTTATCACAGAGGAAGGCAATTTTAATCCCTACGGAAACAACAATGAAGATATTTCAATGGTGGTTTTTGATATGAACACTGGAGGTTTAACGGGGAAAATTAAACTTTCATCTCTTTCCATTACCAGCGGTGTAAACGCTCCTTTTGTGGGCAATGTGACCCCCGTTGATGGCAACGGATTGGCTCAGGATGTATCTTTGAGTAATGTGTGCTATGTTCATAAAACCCAAATGCTTTATTTTGCTTCTAAAGACGTTACTGGCACCAATAAACTATTCAAAATAAATGCCGCCTCGAATGTTATTGAAAGTCAAACAACTATTGATTATGACATTCTGGATTTTGTATATGACAATACAAAAGACAATCTGAAGGTGTTGTTTGTAGAAAAAAGTGGAGAAGAGTCCATCCTTAAAATAGGGGAGATGAGTTTGAAAACACACGAAATTACTGCCCAAAATGAGGTTGTAAATTTAGGTGGAGTGAAAATCATCAATGATGGATTTGTGAAAATTGACGCTCAAAATGAGTTCATCTTTGTTGGTAAAATGATTAACGGCAAAATGAATGTTTATACCTTTGGAAGTGATTTGAATCTTGTTTCGCAGGTAACCAATCAAAATACAGATAGACTTGATTTTGAGTTTCCCTATTCCTTTCAAAATTCTGCTACCATTGCGGATGGCGTGATAAGCATGTACCCTAATCCTGCTACCTCTGAGGTAACAGTAGAATCAGATTTGACAACCGTAACAAATGTTAAAATTATGAACATGCTTGGTGAGGTTGTTAGAGTAATAGAAGTTCAGTCAGGATTGCGAGCAAACACCATTAGCGTTGATGGATTAGTTCCAGGAGCATACACTCTATCTATCGAGTCTGATAAATCTGTTACTGAAAACAAAACTCTTATCATACAGTAATCGATTTTTGACATGCGATGAATCAACTGATAGATACGAGATACTTGAAATATCTAAAACATTTTCTTATACTGCTGTCGGTATTTGCAGTTGGTGGGTTTATGAGTGGTTGTGGCCCCGAACCACCGCCAGAAATTATTGGCCCCGGCAGCAAAGCCGATACCGCACTGGTGGAACGAACAGATTTGCCACCTTTACGAATTCCGGCAGACAACCCCCTTACATTGGCCGGAGTTGACTTAGGAAGACATTTGTTTTACGACCCAATGCTAAGTGGAGATGGCACTCAAGCCTGTGGAACATGCCACAATCAAAAATTTGCTTTTACGGATAATGGCAATCCTGTGAGTCAGGGAATAAGAGGTAGTTTCGGAAAGCGTAATGCAATGACTATCTTTAATTTAATGTGGGTAGATAGCTTTTTCTGGGACAGCCGAGCAAAAACCTTACGACAATTAGCTACGATGCCCATTGAAAATCCCATAGAAATGGATGCACGGATACCTGATGTTTTAGTGAAACTAAACAACTCGGCCATGTATCGGCAAAAATTTAAAGACGCATTTAATACAGACACAATTTTAAAAGAGCATTTAGAGAAAGCACTCGAGCAGTTTTTGTTAAGCATTACCTCTGACAATTCAAAATTTGATAGATCAAATAGAGGAGAAGTAGAACTTACAAGTGCAGAACTAAAAGGTTTCAACGCATTAAAAATAAAAGGGTGTTTTAATTGCCATTCAACATCACTTTTAATTGACAATAAATCGCACAACACGGCTCTGGATCCATACCCTAAGGATTCGGGTAAAATGGGTTTTACAAAACTTACAAAAGATAAATTTAGCTTTAAAACGCCTTCATTAAGAAATATTATGGTGACCGCTCCGTATATGCATGATGGTCGTTTTATGACCATTGACGAGGTAATTCGGTTTTATGAAGAGGTGGGTAATAATCTGAATACTTCCAACAACTCTAATGCACCCAGAGACTTAATGACCATTGCTCCTCGAAACAGAATAACTGAGGAGGAAATGGCCGACATCAAAGCATTTTTGAATACGCTTACAGACGAAAAATTTCTGAATAATCCTAAGTATTCGGATCCATTCTGATGGTTTTTTCTCTCTGAATAATTTCGTGCCAATCATTTCCTTCGGCATATTTCTTTATGATAGCGTTTCTTTCAACCAACACTTTGGTTAAGTATTTTTTTAAGAATAGAATATCTGCGAGTCTTCCCAAAATGCCCAAAGGAGCTTGGTAGTCGAAATAGTCCGTCATCACACAACTTCCATTATTGTC
This window contains:
- the rpsA gene encoding 30S ribosomal protein S1; translation: MNDNPVHDANAFDWSMDKEGFGQYDDSNKNELMGLYSQTFNTIEAGSIIKGKVVSMTKKYVVVDVNFKSDGLVGRTEFKNQPDLKVGDEVEVYVVETEDALGQLVLSRRKALAETSWDMVTKAQETGEIVRGLVKSRTKGGLVVDVNGLDAFLPGSQIDVKPIRDYDQYVGQTMEFKVVKINEAFKNVVISHKALIEDDIEAQKGEILSRLEKGQVLEGVVKNMTSFGVFIDLGGLDGLLHITDVSWGRINHPEEVLQLDQKINVVVLDFDDDKKRISLGLKQLTPHPWADLSADIQVGSKVKGKVVTVADYGAFIEVAPGIEGLVHVSEMSWSQHLRTPQDFMQVGDEVEAVVLTLEKDEHKMSLGIKQLTPDPWENIEAKYPIESKHKGVVRNLTNYGLFVELEEGVDGLVHVSDLSWSKKIKHPAEFTKKGEELEVIVLEIDRENRRLSLGHKQLDENPWDTFESIFTEGSEHEGTVTEMTDKGATIALPYGVEGFAPNKHIKKEDKTSVKVDEVLNFRIIEFNKDQKRIIVSHTDIWKEQERARIDGDDEAKKKSAKQASKMVKKLNKSNDVSTLGELDGLAELKAKMEAENRKSAEAKLAKMEKEKSDKVSSDEPAPKKEKAAKSNTGADDMKKLAGVGPALEKKIHEAGYTTYAQLAALNADQIVELETTIGKADAFSKNGWSEQLKEFLAN
- a CDS encoding EVE domain-containing protein; amino-acid sequence: MNYWLIKSEPHKYSWEQFEKDGKTFWDGVRNYAARNNMRDMKLGDQCLFYHSNEGKEIVGIAEVERESYPDPTINDETWVAVDVKPIQKLSKTITLSEIKEHPVLKSMEMVRLNRLSVSKVTKKEFDLIKKLGS
- the pyrR gene encoding bifunctional pyr operon transcriptional regulator/uracil phosphoribosyltransferase PyrR, yielding MLKRLLIESTQLEFVLHRMAMELYENHTLFEHSAIIGLQPRGSALARKIRQILTDDFGIKNIRYGELDSTFYRDDFRRSEKILLPNTMEIEFSIEGLHIILVDDVLYTGRSVRAALNALSDFGRPAKTELLTLIDRRFKRELPIQPDYVGLNVDSRANDKVIVDLVNEQKVWIETEKK
- the gyrB gene encoding DNA topoisomerase (ATP-hydrolyzing) subunit B, yielding MSENKQQSSNYGADNIQVLEGLEAVRKRPAMYIGDVGLKGLHHLVYEVVDNSIDEALAGYCDTIKVFINEDNSITVEDNGRGIPVAMHAKEKRSALEVVMTVLHAGGKFDKDTYKVSGGLHGVGVSCVNALSTKLLATIKRDGHIYQQEYSIGKPVSGVDVIGDSDERGTTVSFWPDDSIFQNTVYNYETLASRLRELAYLNKGIRLILTDKREKEDNGEYLSTEFHSEGGLTEFVKFLDGTREALIPTPIYAEGEKSGVPVEIAFQYNGSYTENLHSYVNNINTIEGGTHVAGFRRALTRTLKSYAEKEGFFSKLKFEISGEDFREGLTGVISVKVAEPQFEGQTKTKLGNSEVMGAVDQAVGEMLLNYLEENPNQAKAIINKVVLAAQARHAARKAREMVQRKGAMSGAGLPGKLSDCSEKDPAACEIYLVEGDSAGGTAKQGRDRAFQAILPLRGKILNVEKALEHKIYDNEEIKNMFTALGVTMGTEEDEKELNIVKLRYHKIIIMTDADVDGSHIRTLILTLFFRYMKKLIDHGYIYIATPPLYQVKKGKEAVYTWSDNERDTEVKRLGGDRPDSVTVQRYKGLGEMNAEQLWETTMDPARRTLKRVTLDSAAEADRIFSMLMGDEVPPRREFIEAHARYAKIDV
- a CDS encoding T9SS type A sorting domain-containing protein, giving the protein MKKHLIAFLSGTVLMGVNVFAQTPAVKGVQWNEQTSKIKIVNLDQHGSVLNNVGEVSIQNGQKYLANSLYNNQSSGMLTFVTETNDPTLRFAVHPGAQQIVFANAQNGEVIKTVPINASIMTSFAIGEKNRMGFITEEGNFNPYGNNNEDISMVVFDMNTGGLTGKIKLSSLSITSGVNAPFVGNVTPVDGNGLAQDVSLSNVCYVHKTQMLYFASKDVTGTNKLFKINAASNVIESQTTIDYDILDFVYDNTKDNLKVLFVEKSGEESILKIGEMSLKTHEITAQNEVVNLGGVKIINDGFVKIDAQNEFIFVGKMINGKMNVYTFGSDLNLVSQVTNQNTDRLDFEFPYSFQNSATIADGVISMYPNPATSEVTVESDLTTVTNVKIMNMLGEVVRVIEVQSGLRANTISVDGLVPGAYTLSIESDKSVTENKTLIIQ
- the rpmG gene encoding 50S ribosomal protein L33, encoding MAKKGNRVQVIMECTEHKTSGMPGTSRYITTKNKKNTTERLELKKYNPILKKVTVHKEIK
- a CDS encoding aspartate carbamoyltransferase catalytic subunit; amino-acid sequence: MTRLSTKHLLGIKDLTAHDINLIFETADNFKKILARPIKKVPSLRDITIANVFFENSTRTKISFELAEKRLSADIVNFASSSSSVSKGETLIDTVNNILSMKVDMVVMRHPAPGAAQFLAKNVDAQIVNAGDGTHEHPTQALLDAYSIREKMGSLKGKKVVIVGDILHSRVALSNIYCLKKLGAEVAVCGPPTLIPKHIDSLGVKVEYDLQKAIDWCDVANMLRIQLERQDTKYFPSLREYSMQYGLTMRHLEKLKKEIIILHPGPINRGVEISSEVADSDYSIILNQVENGVAIRMSVLYLLAAQRN
- a CDS encoding 50S ribosomal protein L28, which codes for MSRVCDLTGKKALKGNHVSHSNIKTKRRFYPNLHTKKFYIPEEDAWITLKVSTSALRTINKKGITACLDGFVKNGKI
- a CDS encoding asparaginase — its product is MKNTRIFILYTGGTIGMAPQNQEDPASPLTPQNWKQLQRFMPAIKPNGYFSKTKNIEFEYHSFSQLLDSSQFNIGHWQQMATEIERRYNDFDGFIIIHGTDTMAYTASALSFVFENLTKPIVLTGSQLPISHTRTDAVTNFSNAIHIAASSAFGLPVINEVSICFNDKVFRGNRCTKASTNDFEGFTSPNYPALAELEESIKVNTKSLWQNGREKFNCNSNFNPNVLVLTLFPGIRTDLLTKLVEDSDVDGIIIKTFGSGNAPCSPQFLDVLKNAKDQGTFVMFITQCLQGSVHLGKYAASNIFKEIGVISGYDITTEAALSKMMWVLAQKITKKEQEKLLLSNIRGEITI
- a CDS encoding DUF4295 domain-containing protein, with the protein product MAKKVVATLKTGTGRDWAKVIKAVKSPKTGAYTFKEEIIPTEAVKEYFK